In Fibrobacter sp. UWR2, the sequence AAAAAAAAAGTTCCTTTTTGGGGCAAGAATACGTATTTTGTGTACATGGAACCGCTGCAGTTCACATCCCTCCCGTCCCTGTTCTTCGCGAACTGTTCACGCGACGATTTCGGAGGATGGTACAAGCGGGTCAACGGAGATTGGCTGCACTATTCCAAGGAATTTCTTCGGGATACGGCCATCTACTGCGCCATCGCTCTCGACAACTGCGGCATGGACCCGCAAGACAACGTCGGCATCATCGCCCCAAGTTCGCCGGAATGGATTGTCGCCGACATCGCGACACAGGTGAACCACAGGGAAACCATCCCGCTATTCCCGAATATCGCACCCGAGAACTTTCTATACCAGTGCAACGAATCGCAGGTGCAAGTCCTTATCGTAAATGCAGTGACGGACCTTAGCCTGCCTCTTCAGGCTATACTTTCCCATTTCAAGCGCATCATATGCATCGACGGGACATCGCACCTACCCGAGAACGGCATCTACTGGAACGATTTCATAGAAGAGGGCCAGAAACACAGCGAAGACCCGAAGTACTTCAGCTGGATTGACAATCAGATACAGAGTATCAAACCCGATGACATCTTCAGCGTCATCTATACGAGCGGATCTACCGGTACGCCGAAGGGAGCAGAACTTTCGCACCGGAACATGCTCGTGCAGATCCAGAACCTGCTCGAATTCTACCGAATGAACCGCAAGGAAGATTCCGCCCTCACCATCTTGCCTGTAGCGCATGTTCTCGAGCGCATGGTCGTATATTTCTATACCTTGAACGGCATAAAGATTTACTTCGCGGACGACCCGAAAAACACGGCGCAAATTCTCAAGGAAGTGCACCCGGCCATCATGGTGGTCGTGCCCCGGATACTCGAGCGACTCTACGAAAGCATGACCATCATCGGCGACCATGCAAAGGGCCCGAAGAGCCTCTTCATCAAGAGTGCCATCAAGCTTGCGAAACTGAGCGACCCCGAAAAGCGCAAGACCCCCATGCAAAGGCTGTACGACAAGCTCGTCTACAAGAAAATGCGCGATGCCCTCGGCGGTAACTTCAAGCTCCTTATAAGCGGCGGAAGCGCCCTAAACAAGTCCATACTGCGTTTTTTGCTCAACATTGGGCTCCCCGTGTACGAAGGCTTCGGCATGACAGAATGCAGCCCTGTAATTTCGGTGAACAGCCCGTTCTGCTCCAAACCGGGTAGTATCGGGAAGCCGCTCCCGTATCTCAGTGTCCGCATAGGCGACCAGAACGAGATTCAGGTGAAGGGAGAAAGCGTCTTCAGGGGCTACCGCAACAAGCCCGAACTCAATGCACAGATCTTTACCGAGGACGGTTTCTACAAGACCGGCGACCAGGGATTTTTCGACGAAGACGGATTCCTGAACTTCAACGGTCGCATCAAGGAACTCCTCAAGACAAGCACCGGCAAGTACGTAAGCCCGAACCCCATCGAGCTCGAACTCTGCCGCCACCCCGCCGTGGAACAGGCGCTAGTCATCGCGAACGACCGCAAGTTCGCATCTGCCGTCATCTGGCTAAATCCCGAAGGGGCACGTCGCCTGCTCAAGTTGAAAAAAGAGGAATTCGATATCGAGAAGGCGCTGCAGTCGCTACGCGTCCGCGAGGCAATCAACAGGCACATCACGCGCGTAAACAAGAAACTCAACCACTGGGAACAGATTCGCAAGTGGACTCTCGTAGGCGATGAGCTCACTGTAGAATCCGGGCTCCTCACGCCTACGCTGAAAATCCGGCGCTCGATAGCCGAGGCCCGCTATGCGGAGCAGATAGAAGCGATGTACAGGAAACCCGAAGCCTAGTTCTTCGAGATAATCTTGAACTTGCCTGTCGGAGTGCCCTTGCCCGGCGGGAGAATCATCATCACCTTCTCCATGCGGGTTCCGTCCATCTTGAGGACACGGAACTTGTAGCCCTTAATCTCGACCTCCGCACCCGGCGACGGGATAATCCCGAGCGTCGCCTGGATAAGGCCGGAAAGTGTCTCCACATGGGAGCCTTCAGGCGGAGTGAGTTCCACTTCGAGTTCGTCTTCCAGGTCGGAAAGCGTCATGAGCGGGTCAAGGATGTAGCGGCCGTCCTTCAGTTTCTGCACGTCATCTTCCTCGTCGACATCGTCCTCGTCGCGGATTTCACCCACGATTTCTTCCAGGATGTCTTCGAGCGTCACGAGACCGGCCGTACCGCCGTATTCGTCAATGACGATGGCAAGCTGGTTACCCGTCTTGCGCAATTCCGTCAGCAGGTCGTCAATCTTCTTGTGGTAAGGCACGAACACCGGCGGCATCACGATCTTCATGATGTCGAACGGTTCGGAACCATGCTCGGTGTACCATTCCAGAAAGTCGCGGTTCGAAAGGATACCCACGATGTTGTCCATCGTGTCCTTGTAAACAGGCAGGCGCGAATGGCGTTCGCTGTTCAAGACCTTCACCAAGTCGGCAAGCGGCGTATCCACGTCGATGGCGCACATGTCCACACGCGGGGTCATGATTTCGCGCACCGGAGTCTCCACGAAGTCGAAGATGTTGAGGATCATCTGCTGTTCTTCTTTTTCAAGGCCCTCGTCTTCACCATCCTGCATGTCAGAAAGGTCGGCTTGCACGGCATCGCGCATTTCCTCGGGCAAGAAGCTCAGTTTGGAATCGTAGCCGAAGAGTTCCAGCAACTTCACGAACACGACATGGCAGAACTTCGCCACCGGCACAAAAGGCAGGCGGATGATGCGGAAAAGCGGCACAAGAATTACAGACAACGTATCAGGCTTGAGACTTGCCACCAGGTACGGGATAAATACCGTAAGCACGTACAGCACGGCACATGCCACAATCAGGTAGAGCGCAAGAACCAAGTAGAAGTTGTCATGGAGAACAGGTAACGAGAAGTACTTCGCATAAAGGAAAAATCCGAGCACGCCGGCACTCACGTTGCCGAAAATGCGTCCGATGGAAACGCACTCGTTAAAGCCGTTCCACTTCACAAGGGTCGCAATCTTCTCTTCGCGCTCGTTACGCTCCTTAGGGTCGCGCTTTGCGAATATAAGGCTGAACGCACACTTGGTGGCAGAGAACGTAGCCGACACAAGAACAAACACGCACAAGAATACCGTCAAGACGACGTTATGATTTTCCATCACGCCTTCTCCTTGTAGAGGTCAAGCCCGAGGAATTCGCATTCGCGCTTGCGCATGACCTTGCGGTCTGCCGCCTTGATGTGGTCGTAACCAGAGAGGTGCAAGAGCCCGTGAACAATCACGCGCTTGAGTTCGGCATAGAACGTGTTGCCGTACTCCGGAGCCTGGCGCTTCACCTGGTCGCGGGCGATATAGATTTCGCCCAAAAAATCCTCTTCGTGCCATTCATACGAAAGCACGTCCGTCACCTTGTCGAGCCCGCGGTAGTCGCGGTTCATCTCGCGCACGAAGGCATCGGTGCAGAGGACGATATTGACGTTTTTTTCCTTTCCTTCTTCGCGGAGGAGCTTGCGAGCCATAGCTTCGAACTTGGCCTTCCAAGGGAATACCTCGATATCCCCCTCGCACAGGAAATCAATCTTGTATTTCTTCTTTTTACTACTAGCAGGGTCTGCCATTAAATGTTATACCACTTCTTGAGGGTTTCAATCATGGCTTCGGCCTGAGCCTTGCCACTGATATTGAACTTGCTGCGAGCCTTGAACGCACCACCGGCCTTCTGGTAACGGCGCAGATAAACTTTCGGTTCGCCAAACTCACCCGTTTTGGCGTTTTTTTCTTGGCAAAGGAACATCATGGTCTGCCAGGCACCCTTGGTAAGGGTGACCTTGTCGAGTTCCTTGATAATCTGCTCGCCGGTTTCGACGTCGCTCATTTCCACGGTGGGTTCTTCTACTTCGATACTCATTTGTGTCCTCTTTTAATTAGCACAAAAAACTTATACCAAAGATACAATTATTGCACGCTTTTTAACCACAATAAAATATATTTATAACATGTTTACATCTCGCAAGCGAGGAATTATGTCTTTTTCTGCGAAAATCAAGGTATCGATAGTACTGCTCATGGCAGTCGGGTCCTGTGCCATGGCCGCAAAAAGCACCACGGGCAAGGTCGTCGGTCAGCTTGGTGACACAAAAGTCCAAAAAGCAACCAAGATTGGCGAATGGAGTGACTTAAAGATCGGTAACAAGGTCAAGGAAAAAGACCAGATTCACACAGGTATCGAATCCAGTGTCGCCATCGCCCTTTCCGACGGTAGTTCCATCGTAGTCCAGGAACTCTCTCTCGTAGAATTTACCACACTTCAGGCCGAAAACGGCGCCCAGGTCGCCCTTACCGACGTGAAGACCGGCAAGGTCAAGTTCGACGCCCAGAAACAGCACTCCGGCGGAAGCTTCAAGTTCAAGACAGCCACCGCCACAGCAGCAATCCGCGGTACAAGCGGCCTCTTCGGCATGACACCAGGCAACGCGGCGGCCATCCTTTCGCTTGCCAACGGCAACGGTCTGTTCCGCACTATCGAAGGCAGTGAATGCGACGTTGTCGGAGGCCAGACGGCCTT encodes:
- the ybeY gene encoding rRNA maturation RNase YbeY, which translates into the protein MADPASSKKKKYKIDFLCEGDIEVFPWKAKFEAMARKLLREEGKEKNVNIVLCTDAFVREMNRDYRGLDKVTDVLSYEWHEEDFLGEIYIARDQVKRQAPEYGNTFYAELKRVIVHGLLHLSGYDHIKAADRKVMRKRECEFLGLDLYKEKA
- a CDS encoding long-chain fatty acid--CoA ligase gives rise to the protein MEPLQFTSLPSLFFANCSRDDFGGWYKRVNGDWLHYSKEFLRDTAIYCAIALDNCGMDPQDNVGIIAPSSPEWIVADIATQVNHRETIPLFPNIAPENFLYQCNESQVQVLIVNAVTDLSLPLQAILSHFKRIICIDGTSHLPENGIYWNDFIEEGQKHSEDPKYFSWIDNQIQSIKPDDIFSVIYTSGSTGTPKGAELSHRNMLVQIQNLLEFYRMNRKEDSALTILPVAHVLERMVVYFYTLNGIKIYFADDPKNTAQILKEVHPAIMVVVPRILERLYESMTIIGDHAKGPKSLFIKSAIKLAKLSDPEKRKTPMQRLYDKLVYKKMRDALGGNFKLLISGGSALNKSILRFLLNIGLPVYEGFGMTECSPVISVNSPFCSKPGSIGKPLPYLSVRIGDQNEIQVKGESVFRGYRNKPELNAQIFTEDGFYKTGDQGFFDEDGFLNFNGRIKELLKTSTGKYVSPNPIELELCRHPAVEQALVIANDRKFASAVIWLNPEGARRLLKLKKEEFDIEKALQSLRVREAINRHITRVNKKLNHWEQIRKWTLVGDELTVESGLLTPTLKIRRSIAEARYAEQIEAMYRKPEA
- a CDS encoding hemolysin family protein, which encodes MENHNVVLTVFLCVFVLVSATFSATKCAFSLIFAKRDPKERNEREEKIATLVKWNGFNECVSIGRIFGNVSAGVLGFFLYAKYFSLPVLHDNFYLVLALYLIVACAVLYVLTVFIPYLVASLKPDTLSVILVPLFRIIRLPFVPVAKFCHVVFVKLLELFGYDSKLSFLPEEMRDAVQADLSDMQDGEDEGLEKEEQQMILNIFDFVETPVREIMTPRVDMCAIDVDTPLADLVKVLNSERHSRLPVYKDTMDNIVGILSNRDFLEWYTEHGSEPFDIMKIVMPPVFVPYHKKIDDLLTELRKTGNQLAIVIDEYGGTAGLVTLEDILEEIVGEIRDEDDVDEEDDVQKLKDGRYILDPLMTLSDLEDELEVELTPPEGSHVETLSGLIQATLGIIPSPGAEVEIKGYKFRVLKMDGTRMEKVMMILPPGKGTPTGKFKIISKN